GTACTATTGAATTTCAGAAAGCAAATATTTTGAAATTTTTTTCAAAACTCCAGAATTTCCGAATTTTTCTTTTTCCAGTTTCAAATTTTGTACAATTTTTTCTTTATTTTTTTCAATTATTTCAATTTCATCCAAAATCTTTTGAGACGAAAAATCTTCTTGCAACAATTCTTTAAAAATTTCTTTCCCAGCATTTAAGTTAGTCAAAGTAATATATTTTATTTTAACAATTTTTCTAGCTATAAAAGCATTTATTTTAGAAGTTTTGTAGACAACTATGACAGGCAGTCCCATAAGAGCCATTTCAAATGTAACCGTTCCTGAAGTTGCAATTGCAAATTTACATTCATCTCTAATCTTTTCAACTTTTTCAAATGAAATTTCTAAATTTTTTAAGTTTTTAAAATCCATATTAAACTTTTTATTTATTCTATCAATATACTTAATATGAGATCTATCTGCCAATTTCATAATAAATTTTTCATTTTGAACTTTTGGACTTGACAAAACTTCATAAATCACAGGTAAATATTTTTCAATTTCCTGTTCACGACTTCCTGGCAAAAGCAAAATTTTTTCTCCCAAATGTTCACTAAACTTATATTTATCGACAAATGGATTCCCAAAATAATAAACTTTCAAACTTTTTTTTGAATTACTTCCAAATTTCTCAAGCGTCTTATCAAAATATTTTTTTTCAAAAGGAAAAATCACAACAACATCATCAAATTTCTTCAACTTTTTAATCCTGTTTTTCCCCCAGGCCCAGACTTTTGGTGGAATGTAATAAATTGTTCTTATATCGGGAATCTCTTTTTTTACCAAATCAAAAAATTTTAAATTAAAGCCACCAAAATCGACAAAAATTACCGTTTTTATTTTTTCTTTTTTTATCAAATCAATATATTCTTTCGCTTTTTCCTTAAAATACCAATATTTTTTCACAACTTCCACAAAACCCATCACATCGTTATTTTTTATATGATTAACTACTTTCACTCCAGCTGCAATAGATTTATCTCCAACAACACCGTAAAATTCAATATTCTCTTTTTTTTTCATCTCTTCCACAATGTAGGAAGCGTGTAAATCTCCTGACATTTCGCCACAAGAAATAAATACTTTTTTAATTTTTTCCATAATTTTACCTATTTTCTTTTTTTAAACAATAAATTCAAAATAAATTTTATAAAAATATTTCTAAAATTTAATTCCCACTATAAATATCTTATTTTTATTTGCAAAGTCAATGACTTCTTCTTTGTCAATAAACATCATTTTATCCGCTTCAATAACTATTCCACGCCCATTTATCTGCACCACTTTTTTTACAGTTTCAAGTCCAATCGTCGGAATGTCAATTCTGTAATCCTGATCATTTCTAGCCATTTTCACAACAATGCATTTCTTCCCAGCAAGTTCTCCCCCTCGCAAAATTGTCTTATCCGTCCCTTCAACTCCTTCAAGCGCAATGACAGACTCATTTTTTACGACAACAGTTTGTCCAGCATCAATACTTGTCAACATTTTTGCAGCTTCTATTCCGATTTCTATCGTTTTTTTCTCATTTTTATCAGGACTTGCTTTTGTATAAACTTTTTCACTTGCCATAAATTCATCAAGAAGATAATTTTGCGATAAAACTGTTATATTTTCACTTTCAATATAATCAATTATTGCCTTTAATATATTCTTATCTTTTTTATTTTTTGTTGAAAGTAAAATTTTAGTAGCCGTCAAGTCAAATTTTAAATTGGAAAAAATAAGATTTTTCTCAACTTTTCCCAGCATTATTAAATGTGAAACATTATTCTTTTTAAAATAAGAAATAATTTTACCAACTTGTGCTACACTGTATTTTACAGAATTTTTATAATTTTTTACGCTCTCTTCAACACTTTC
This genomic stretch from Leptotrichia sp. oral taxon 218 harbors:
- the lpxB gene encoding lipid-A-disaccharide synthase; translated protein: MEKIKKVFISCGEMSGDLHASYIVEEMKKKENIEFYGVVGDKSIAAGVKVVNHIKNNDVMGFVEVVKKYWYFKEKAKEYIDLIKKEKIKTVIFVDFGGFNLKFFDLVKKEIPDIRTIYYIPPKVWAWGKNRIKKLKKFDDVVVIFPFEKKYFDKTLEKFGSNSKKSLKVYYFGNPFVDKYKFSEHLGEKILLLPGSREQEIEKYLPVIYEVLSSPKVQNEKFIMKLADRSHIKYIDRINKKFNMDFKNLKNLEISFEKVEKIRDECKFAIATSGTVTFEMALMGLPVIVVYKTSKINAFIARKIVKIKYITLTNLNAGKEIFKELLQEDFSSQKILDEIEIIEKNKEKIVQNLKLEKEKFGNSGVLKKISKYLLSEIQ
- a CDS encoding LpxI family protein, translating into MEKVGLIAGNGKLPELFLNACQKKGIEIFCVYLFESVEESVKNYKNSVKYSVAQVGKIISYFKKNNVSHLIMLGKVEKNLIFSNLKFDLTATKILLSTKNKKDKNILKAIIDYIESENITVLSQNYLLDEFMASEKVYTKASPDKNEKKTIEIGIEAAKMLTSIDAGQTVVVKNESVIALEGVEGTDKTILRGGELAGKKCIVVKMARNDQDYRIDIPTIGLETVKKVVQINGRGIVIEADKMMFIDKEEVIDFANKNKIFIVGIKF